The following are from one region of the Stigmatella ashevillena genome:
- a CDS encoding response regulator, translated as MADDARKVLVVDDDADWREFLRLCLEELGYETIEAADGHEALASLSRERCGVMLLDLNMPGMSGLEVVERMPRNATPRIVFLTSAAAQDVGSALLSGPHYYLPKGASRDELSLLLQSLDA; from the coding sequence ATGGCGGACGATGCACGCAAGGTCCTGGTCGTGGACGACGACGCGGACTGGAGAGAGTTCCTGAGGCTCTGCCTCGAAGAGCTCGGCTACGAGACCATTGAAGCGGCCGATGGGCACGAGGCACTGGCCTCCCTCTCGCGCGAGCGGTGCGGCGTCATGCTCCTGGACCTGAACATGCCGGGAATGAGCGGACTGGAGGTCGTCGAGCGCATGCCTCGAAACGCCACTCCCCGCATTGTCTTCCTGACTTCCGCGGCGGCACAGGACGTGGGCAGCGCGCTGCTCTCCGGGCCGCACTACTACCTCCCCAAGGGTGCGAGCCGGGACGAGCTGTCGCTCCTCCTCCAGTCACTGGATGCCTGA
- the rnk gene encoding nucleoside diphosphate kinase regulator yields MISRSVHAPRSAATVPALQITTEDMTRLRAVVERHLEGSKAAAAEQLELELERARVVQPEQIPPNVVTMRSRILFEDLETGRRREASLVYPEEANIDQSRVSILAPVGLAVLGLQVGDIIEWPLPNARLGKFRILEVLYQPEAAGDFHL; encoded by the coding sequence ATGATCTCACGTTCAGTGCACGCGCCGCGTTCCGCGGCAACCGTTCCAGCCTTGCAAATCACCACCGAGGACATGACGCGCCTGCGGGCGGTGGTAGAGCGTCACCTGGAGGGCTCCAAGGCGGCTGCGGCCGAGCAACTGGAGCTGGAGTTGGAACGGGCCCGGGTGGTGCAACCGGAGCAAATCCCTCCCAACGTCGTCACCATGAGATCGCGCATCCTCTTCGAGGACCTGGAGACAGGCCGTCGCCGGGAGGCGTCGCTGGTCTATCCGGAAGAAGCGAACATCGATCAGTCGAGGGTCTCGATCCTGGCACCAGTAGGGCTGGCCGTGTTGGGCCTCCAGGTGGGTGACATCATCGAGTGGCCGCTCCCGAATGCTCGCCTCGGCAAATTCCGCATCCTGGAGGTGCTCTACCAACCTGAGGCAGCAGGCGACTTCCACCTGTGA
- the ffh gene encoding signal recognition particle protein: MLETVTKGFRSAKNRLAGKSELTPELVDESLRDIRVSLLEADVSFDVVKKFVSRVREKAVGEVVQTTITDKSGQKRKVSPADYFVKVCHDELEALMGPVDTSLKLKPRGQLSGIMMVGLQGSGKTTTTGKLASRLLQEGRKPLLVAADIYRPAAVDQLKVLGERLKVPVYFEPGVAPPELAVRGYAAAREQKCDVVLIDTAGRLAIDDALMAELESIKGNVHPDNILLVCDAMIGQDAVRTAAEFDRRLTLDGFILTKLDGDARGGAALSIKEVTGKPIKFLGMGESMDKLEEFRPEGLAGRILGFGDIVGLMKDFEKVVDEKRAEEDALKLLSGNFSMKDFVEQIRMVRKMGPLKDLLEKFPLFGELTEQLNPDEKELTKIEAMYDSMTEKERLRPDLINASRINRISKGSGRKPEDVRDLLQKFGMMQQVMGTIGQNPGLLGRIPGFKQLGQLSQLKNMDLSGVLGKDKMLQQAMSGMGGMGGMPMQLPQIAPGYTAPMGQAAMAKARLMGYAPPSSSGKADDRDAIKERRKREKANKKKNRKKK, translated from the coding sequence ATGCTAGAGACCGTCACCAAGGGATTCCGTTCCGCCAAGAACCGCCTCGCGGGTAAGAGCGAGCTCACCCCAGAGCTGGTGGATGAGTCCCTCCGCGACATCCGCGTCTCCCTCCTCGAGGCGGACGTCTCCTTTGATGTGGTGAAGAAGTTCGTCTCCCGCGTCCGCGAGAAGGCCGTGGGCGAGGTGGTGCAGACGACCATCACCGACAAGAGCGGCCAGAAGCGCAAGGTCAGCCCTGCGGACTACTTCGTCAAGGTGTGCCACGACGAGCTTGAGGCCCTCATGGGGCCGGTGGACACCAGCCTCAAGCTCAAGCCCCGGGGCCAGCTGAGCGGCATCATGATGGTGGGCCTGCAGGGCTCCGGAAAGACGACGACGACGGGCAAGCTGGCCAGTCGGCTGCTCCAGGAAGGCCGCAAGCCCCTGCTGGTGGCCGCCGACATCTACCGCCCCGCGGCCGTGGACCAGCTCAAGGTGCTCGGGGAGCGGCTCAAGGTCCCCGTGTACTTCGAGCCCGGCGTGGCCCCTCCGGAGCTGGCCGTGCGTGGGTACGCCGCAGCGCGTGAGCAGAAGTGCGATGTGGTGCTCATCGACACGGCAGGCCGACTCGCGATCGACGATGCCCTGATGGCCGAGTTGGAGTCCATCAAGGGCAACGTCCACCCGGACAACATCCTGCTCGTCTGCGACGCGATGATCGGCCAGGACGCCGTGCGGACGGCGGCCGAGTTCGACCGGCGGTTGACGCTCGACGGCTTCATCCTCACGAAACTGGACGGCGATGCGCGCGGTGGCGCGGCGTTGTCCATCAAGGAAGTCACCGGCAAACCCATCAAGTTCCTGGGCATGGGTGAGTCGATGGACAAGCTCGAGGAGTTCCGGCCCGAAGGACTTGCGGGCCGCATCCTGGGCTTTGGCGACATCGTCGGCCTGATGAAGGACTTCGAAAAGGTCGTCGACGAGAAGCGGGCCGAGGAGGATGCGCTCAAGCTGCTGTCCGGCAACTTCTCGATGAAGGACTTCGTCGAGCAGATCCGCATGGTGCGGAAGATGGGTCCGTTGAAGGACCTGTTGGAGAAGTTCCCGTTGTTCGGGGAGCTGACCGAGCAGCTCAACCCGGATGAGAAGGAGCTCACGAAGATCGAGGCGATGTACGACTCGATGACGGAGAAGGAGCGCCTGAGGCCGGACCTGATCAACGCCAGCCGGATCAACCGCATCTCGAAGGGCAGCGGGCGCAAGCCAGAGGACGTGCGCGACCTGCTCCAGAAGTTCGGGATGATGCAGCAAGTGATGGGGACGATTGGCCAGAACCCGGGCCTGCTCGGACGCATCCCCGGCTTCAAACAACTGGGCCAGCTCTCTCAGCTCAAGAACATGGACCTGTCGGGGGTGCTCGGGAAGGACAAGATGCTGCAGCAGGCCATGAGTGGCATGGGCGGGATGGGTGGAATGCCCATGCAGCTGCCGCAGATTGCGCCTGGCTACACGGCCCCGATGGGACAAGCCGCGATGGCCAAGGCCCGCCTGATGGGCTACGCGCCGCCTTCATCGAGCGGCAAGGCCGATGACCGCGACGCCATCAAGGAACGGCGCAAGCGCGAGAAGGCCAACAAGAAGAAGAACCGGAAGAAGAAGTAA
- a CDS encoding Ig-like domain-containing protein codes for MTLFKRLIPLLLLVLQSACIQLPEVGDAAPPETPDAGVPADTASPTITAVSPQNDSTQVAIDSQIQLIFSEPMDENSVQIRIAPLVLFSALEWSNGNTVVTFQPASPLAQNTAYTIVVDGKDRSGNPLSDRKAFSFSTTGPAPDTTPPTALRATPSHGAIGIARAASITVMFSEPMDKAAAQTAFAITSPPGFNSGVFDWNAAGTEMTFNPDVDFPYGTDVTWRVSTTAKDLSGNTLETNVTSTFRVIRTNTVTIDFDPATSGSAAAPDYWKQSHYYNFELVGDNIHNKEYRLFIGFKTDALPENLTSITRSLMKWHQTGRRGAPFSSLGNLLLERVYIGDEIALSTNDWTNPSARIQYESTPIGPAMLMTDGNPTSPRVFDVRSFIILDWQDRHSRHNKRSQFRLRFESPSNGNSAYDCLQTDQAFTPKLAELEVSYEYP; via the coding sequence ATGACCCTCTTCAAACGCCTCATTCCTCTGCTTCTGCTGGTTCTCCAATCCGCATGCATCCAGTTGCCCGAGGTCGGCGACGCGGCTCCGCCCGAGACGCCTGACGCAGGAGTTCCCGCCGACACGGCATCGCCGACCATCACGGCGGTCTCCCCGCAGAACGACTCGACCCAAGTCGCGATTGACAGCCAGATCCAGCTCATCTTCTCCGAGCCGATGGATGAGAATTCGGTCCAGATCCGCATTGCGCCCCTGGTGCTGTTCAGCGCATTGGAATGGTCGAATGGCAATACCGTCGTGACCTTTCAACCCGCCTCGCCGCTCGCTCAGAACACGGCTTACACGATCGTCGTCGACGGGAAGGATCGAAGCGGAAACCCGCTTTCCGATCGCAAAGCATTTTCGTTCAGTACGACAGGTCCAGCCCCCGATACCACGCCGCCCACCGCGCTCCGTGCAACTCCGAGCCATGGAGCCATCGGTATCGCAAGAGCCGCATCCATCACGGTGATGTTCTCGGAGCCTATGGACAAAGCCGCAGCGCAGACAGCTTTTGCGATCACGTCTCCGCCCGGCTTCAATTCAGGGGTTTTCGACTGGAACGCAGCAGGAACGGAAATGACATTCAACCCAGATGTGGACTTTCCCTACGGCACGGACGTGACGTGGCGAGTGTCCACAACGGCGAAAGATCTCTCAGGCAACACACTTGAGACAAACGTGACGAGCACATTCCGTGTCATCCGGACGAACACCGTCACAATTGACTTCGATCCAGCGACCAGCGGTTCAGCGGCCGCACCTGACTATTGGAAACAAAGCCATTACTACAATTTTGAACTGGTCGGGGACAATATACACAATAAAGAGTATCGACTCTTCATTGGATTCAAAACAGATGCCCTTCCAGAAAATCTAACATCCATCACTCGAAGTCTTATGAAGTGGCACCAGACCGGACGACGTGGAGCTCCATTTTCATCTTTAGGCAATCTTTTGCTGGAGAGAGTTTACATAGGAGATGAAATTGCTCTCTCAACTAATGACTGGACAAATCCCAGCGCCAGGATTCAATATGAATCCACACCAATAGGCCCAGCTATGCTCATGACAGACGGCAACCCAACCTCCCCCCGAGTTTTTGACGTAAGATCATTCATTATCCTCGACTGGCAAGATAGGCACAGCCGTCATAACAAGCGATCTCAATTTAGACTTCGCTTCGAGTCGCCAAGCAACGGCAACAGCGCCTATGATTGCCTGCAAACGGATCAAGCGTTCACCCCTAAGCTTGCCGAGCTTGAAGTCTCATACGAGTATCCTTGA
- a CDS encoding TIGR04552 family protein, giving the protein MKVASLIPLIPELPICTVAEMGLRELERLRLILRGGSVIDWRRMHFQSREEVDHFLRLCQLDTSRPYDEAWARTVLADAVEYLRKTFNYRVAEVVAEPEEIHDLFLFASGVRGPPKYRRIACIVLKVMHVIQHIEGRDLLFRLAVSEAELADLVTSKVLGVAQEIKAKGLPVVEFEHSIKTRDSLVTKLIAKKETVAAQVYDRTRFRVITKSRADILPILYLLVQRLFPFNFVVPGQTDNSLMPFKTVLAENPHFERYATQLHLDRDYEAREDPSTNQFSGNTYRALNFVVDMPLRMDGYLPAPEEDIRQRKGRIVFTLVEFQIVDEETSRLNEEGENAHKLYKRRQKRRVLRRLARGLVVPKRK; this is encoded by the coding sequence GTGAAGGTCGCCTCTCTGATCCCTTTGATACCCGAACTCCCCATCTGCACTGTGGCAGAGATGGGGCTGCGGGAACTTGAGCGTCTGCGGCTGATTCTCCGAGGTGGCTCGGTCATCGATTGGCGGAGGATGCACTTTCAGTCTCGCGAGGAGGTCGACCACTTTTTGAGGCTATGCCAGCTCGATACATCGAGACCATATGACGAGGCCTGGGCTCGGACTGTGCTGGCCGATGCGGTCGAATACCTTCGAAAGACCTTCAATTATCGGGTTGCGGAAGTTGTGGCCGAGCCAGAAGAGATTCATGACCTCTTTTTGTTTGCATCTGGCGTTCGAGGTCCCCCTAAGTATCGCCGTATTGCTTGTATTGTGCTGAAGGTCATGCACGTTATTCAGCACATTGAAGGGCGGGATTTACTCTTCCGCTTAGCAGTGTCGGAGGCAGAACTAGCGGATCTGGTGACATCAAAAGTCTTGGGCGTCGCACAGGAAATTAAAGCCAAGGGTCTGCCTGTCGTAGAGTTTGAGCATTCGATAAAAACTCGTGACTCGCTTGTTACCAAGCTGATTGCAAAAAAGGAGACAGTGGCTGCACAGGTTTATGATCGCACTCGTTTCCGAGTCATCACGAAAAGCAGGGCGGACATTCTTCCTATCTTGTACCTTCTTGTGCAGAGGCTATTCCCATTCAACTTTGTAGTGCCTGGGCAAACAGACAATTCGCTCATGCCGTTTAAGACAGTTCTAGCGGAAAACCCTCACTTCGAACGCTACGCAACTCAACTTCATCTTGATCGCGATTACGAAGCTCGCGAGGATCCCTCTACGAATCAATTTTCGGGCAATACATACCGGGCGCTTAATTTTGTCGTGGATATGCCTTTGAGGATGGATGGCTATCTGCCAGCTCCCGAAGAGGACATTCGCCAGCGGAAAGGGCGTATCGTTTTTACCCTGGTGGAGTTCCAGATCGTTGATGAAGAGACATCCCGCCTGAATGAAGAAGGAGAGAACGCTCATAAATTGTACAAGCGTCGGCAGAAGCGTCGGGTCCTGAGACGCTTGGCCAGAGGGTTGGTTGTCCCAAAGAGAAAATAG
- a CDS encoding toxin-antitoxin system YwqK family antitoxin, whose product MFSKKPSRFVIIVLAVAAAPAAFAGDTVQLNCPTGTVRKELKRESVYCAKVRADASEPRNHGPYVDLYPSGRKMAEGQYQDGFRSGHWTFWDANGAKAGETDFSRGNYHGTRTEFHANGNKKIEQQWNHGKREGLSVAYSEDGQKVAEMYFQGDRMVKEQRFENGKPVASK is encoded by the coding sequence ATGTTCTCCAAGAAGCCTTCTCGTTTCGTGATCATAGTCCTTGCTGTCGCTGCCGCTCCTGCCGCTTTCGCGGGAGACACTGTGCAACTCAACTGCCCAACTGGGACGGTTCGCAAGGAGCTGAAGAGGGAGTCTGTCTACTGCGCTAAGGTGCGCGCAGATGCCAGCGAGCCCAGAAATCACGGCCCCTATGTGGACCTTTACCCTAGTGGTCGGAAGATGGCCGAGGGGCAGTACCAGGATGGATTCCGGTCTGGCCACTGGACCTTCTGGGATGCCAACGGCGCGAAAGCAGGAGAGACGGACTTTTCTCGTGGTAACTATCACGGCACCCGCACCGAATTCCACGCTAACGGCAATAAGAAGATTGAGCAGCAATGGAACCACGGCAAGCGGGAAGGGCTCTCTGTTGCTTACTCGGAGGATGGGCAAAAGGTGGCTGAGATGTACTTCCAGGGCGACCGTATGGTGAAGGAGCAGCGGTTCGAAAACGGGAAGCCGGTTGCTAGTAAGTAG
- the gltJ gene encoding adventurous gliding motility protein GltJ — MRFVCDSCRAQYMISDDKVGAKGVKVRCKKCGHVILVRPAGAAASKDDEAQETPAASAAASNGGMNSTAAGLPASLGTPPEGGLFTDVEEDEIGAVFDQVLNSGSNKIPAGDASGGEGKSSTPAAVRKLAEAESEPDELQSSAPAHDWFVAIDEKQVGPLTVEKVKDYWDRGEVGPDSLCWRQGFSDWIPLSDATELAPALAPRPAKPVIVAPAAMSGQTAAVSAPVESAFSAGAAAKSARAEIPPAPALGAEPTSSGWKPSAASVLASLVKEENDALSKPPKPAPVAEKPAVGGLLDLPPPEAPAPAARVAPMMAAAPEHAPQPAAMPYAPPVAAPAYPQPAPAYPQAAYAPAGYPQPGYGGYQPPPPAAPQGGNKTGLIAGIAVAAIAVVGIGLFFALKPSSQSEASPPVAAAPPPVATKPVEPPPAAPPATTQTPPAVAAATPPPAAAPTPAPAAPAATPPAVAAATPPPPAAVEPAAAKPAEQPRTEPAVARQDPPRATSKPRPSQSEPVASASPRSKPEPASDDDFDELFGSKKTETKKSQESTPSTYIPPAPGSGGSVREQLAQSDVMEVVLANRPAIVKCVSEQKKREPGSSGKLVMRWVIQTSGRTTGVAVRTEEFRKTYLATCISGLIKGWTFPKHRKQGDPIDFPFTF, encoded by the coding sequence ATGATGAGGCCCAGGAGACGCCTGCGGCGAGTGCGGCCGCGAGCAATGGAGGGATGAACTCCACGGCCGCCGGATTGCCTGCATCCTTGGGAACGCCGCCGGAGGGCGGTCTCTTCACGGATGTCGAAGAGGACGAGATTGGCGCCGTCTTCGACCAGGTGCTCAACTCGGGCTCGAACAAGATCCCCGCGGGTGACGCTTCAGGAGGGGAGGGCAAGTCCTCGACGCCAGCGGCAGTGCGCAAGCTGGCGGAGGCCGAGTCGGAGCCCGATGAGCTGCAGTCCTCTGCACCCGCGCATGACTGGTTCGTCGCCATCGACGAGAAGCAGGTGGGTCCCCTCACCGTGGAGAAGGTGAAGGACTACTGGGATCGTGGCGAGGTGGGGCCGGACAGCCTGTGTTGGCGTCAGGGCTTCAGTGATTGGATCCCCCTCTCTGACGCGACGGAGCTGGCCCCGGCCCTCGCGCCGCGCCCTGCCAAGCCGGTCATCGTCGCTCCCGCGGCGATGTCGGGCCAGACCGCCGCTGTTTCCGCGCCGGTGGAGTCCGCCTTCAGCGCGGGCGCCGCCGCGAAGAGCGCACGGGCCGAGATTCCGCCCGCTCCCGCTTTGGGCGCCGAGCCGACCTCCTCGGGCTGGAAGCCTTCTGCGGCGAGCGTGCTCGCCTCGCTGGTGAAGGAGGAGAACGACGCGCTGTCCAAGCCTCCCAAGCCTGCACCGGTGGCGGAGAAGCCCGCCGTGGGCGGTTTGTTGGATCTGCCGCCCCCTGAGGCCCCGGCTCCAGCGGCACGGGTGGCCCCGATGATGGCGGCGGCCCCGGAGCATGCGCCGCAGCCCGCGGCGATGCCTTATGCGCCTCCTGTCGCGGCCCCGGCGTATCCGCAACCGGCTCCTGCCTACCCGCAAGCCGCGTACGCTCCGGCGGGCTATCCTCAGCCTGGGTACGGGGGGTATCAGCCCCCGCCCCCTGCCGCCCCGCAGGGCGGAAACAAGACGGGCTTGATCGCGGGGATCGCCGTGGCGGCCATCGCCGTGGTGGGGATTGGGCTCTTTTTCGCCCTCAAGCCTTCCTCGCAGTCGGAAGCCTCCCCACCGGTGGCGGCGGCTCCGCCGCCCGTCGCTACGAAGCCCGTGGAACCGCCACCTGCTGCGCCACCTGCCACGACTCAGACGCCTCCCGCGGTCGCAGCCGCGACACCGCCTCCTGCTGCGGCGCCTACCCCGGCTCCAGCGGCCCCAGCCGCGACACCGCCCGCTGTGGCTGCGGCGACGCCCCCGCCTCCGGCGGCAGTCGAGCCTGCGGCGGCGAAGCCCGCCGAGCAGCCCCGGACCGAGCCCGCCGTGGCTCGCCAGGATCCGCCGAGGGCGACGAGCAAGCCGCGCCCGAGCCAAAGCGAGCCCGTGGCCAGTGCCTCGCCGCGCTCAAAGCCCGAGCCTGCCTCGGACGACGATTTCGACGAGCTGTTTGGTTCGAAGAAGACGGAGACGAAGAAGTCTCAAGAGAGTACGCCCTCCACCTACATTCCCCCTGCGCCTGGAAGCGGGGGAAGTGTGCGTGAGCAGCTCGCGCAGTCCGACGTCATGGAAGTGGTGCTCGCGAACCGGCCCGCCATCGTGAAGTGCGTGAGCGAGCAGAAGAAGCGGGAGCCTGGGAGCAGCGGCAAGCTGGTGATGCGCTGGGTCATCCAGACGAGCGGCAGGACGACCGGGGTGGCGGTGAGGACAGAAGAGTTCCGCAAGACGTACCTGGCGACCTGTATCTCGGGACTGATCAAGGGTTGGACTTTCCCGAAGCACCGGAAGCAAGGGGATCCCATCGATTTCCCGTTCACCTTCTGA